The following coding sequences are from one Gadus morhua chromosome 10, gadMor3.0, whole genome shotgun sequence window:
- the arr3b gene encoding arrestin 3b, retinal (X-arrestin) isoform X2 has protein sequence MSKVFKKTSGNGDLTLYLGKRDFVDHVTSVDIVDGVLKVDPANLNGRKVFVYLACAFRYGSEDLDVIGLSCRRDIWVKRVQVFPVIAGGIGKTPMQEALVKKAGEQAHHFSFEMPTNLPCSVALQPGPNDSGKACGVDFELKAYIANAADDGDEVIEKKDTCRLMIRKIQFSPASTNAGPKAEITSPLQLSASLGKENYYHGDPISINVKINNDSSKVVKKIKITVEQNTAVVLYSSDNYVKAVCSEEFGETINANSTFEKEFTMTPLLANNSEKRGIAVDGRLKDGDTNLASTTLCESGEKEMQGIIISYKVKVSVSLSSGGLLGSLTGSDVVAELPLILMSPKPAEVKLE, from the exons ATGTCAAA AGTTTTCAAGAAGACCAGTGGCAATGGGGAT TTGACCCTCTACTTGGGGAAGAGAGACTTTGTGGACCATGTGACCTCTGTGGACATTGTTG ATGGGGTGCTGAAGGTTGACCCTGCAAACCTCAATGGCAGAAAAG TGTTTGTGTACCTCGCCTGCGCTTTCCGCTACGGCAGTGAGGACCTGGACGTGATTGGGTTGTCCTGCAGAAGAGACATCTGGGTGAAGCGCGTGCAGGTTTTCCCAGTCATTGCAGGGGGCATTGGCAAAACCCCCATGCAAGAAGCTCTGGTGAAGAAAGCAGGGGAGCAGGCTCACCACTTTTCTTTTGAG ATGCCTACCAATCTGCCATGCTCAGTCGCTCTGCAGCCTGGACCTAACGACAGCGGAAAG GCGTGCGGTGTTGACTTTGAGCTCAAGGCCTATATTGCCAATGCGGCTGATGACGGCGATGAGGTCATTGAGAAGAA GGACACCTGCCGTCTGATGATCCGTAAGATCCAGTTTTCACCCGCCAGCACAAACGCTGGCCCCAAGGCGGAAATCACATCGCCACTTCAGCTGTCGGCCTCTCTGGGAAAAGAG aacTACTACCACGGAGATCCGATCTCTATCAACGTAAAAATCAATAATGACAGCAGTAAGGTTGTGAAGAAGATCAAAATAACAG TTGAGCAGAATACCGCTGTTGTTCTGTACTCGTCTGACAACTACGTTAAGGCCGTCTGCAGTGAGGAGTTTGG GGAAACAATCAACGCCAATTCCACCTTCGAGAAGGAATTCACCATGACCCCCCTGCTGGCCAACAACAGCGAGAAACGGGGCATCGCTGTGGACGGACGCCTGAAGGACGGAGACACCAACCTGGCCTCCACCACCCT GTGCGAAAGTGGTGAGAAGGAGATGCAGGGTATCATCATCTCTTATAAAGTGAAGGTCAGCGTGTCTTTGTCCAGCGGAGG CCTGCTGGGGAGCCTTACAGGAAG TGATGTCGTTGCAGAGCTTCCTCTCATCTTGATGTCCCCTAAGCCAGCAG AAGT CAAACTGGAGTAA
- the arr3b gene encoding arrestin 3b, retinal (X-arrestin) isoform X1, translated as MSKVFKKTSGNGDLTLYLGKRDFVDHVTSVDIVDGVLKVDPANLNGRKVFVYLACAFRYGSEDLDVIGLSCRRDIWVKRVQVFPVIAGGIGKTPMQEALVKKAGEQAHHFSFEMPTNLPCSVALQPGPNDSGKACGVDFELKAYIANAADDGDEVIEKKDTCRLMIRKIQFSPASTNAGPKAEITSPLQLSASLGKENYYHGDPISINVKINNDSSKVVKKIKITVEQNTAVVLYSSDNYVKAVCSEEFGETINANSTFEKEFTMTPLLANNSEKRGIAVDGRLKDGDTNLASTTLCESGEKEMQGIIISYKVKVSVSLSSGGLLGSLTGSDVVAELPLILMSPKPAEVSDVTLE; from the exons ATGTCAAA AGTTTTCAAGAAGACCAGTGGCAATGGGGAT TTGACCCTCTACTTGGGGAAGAGAGACTTTGTGGACCATGTGACCTCTGTGGACATTGTTG ATGGGGTGCTGAAGGTTGACCCTGCAAACCTCAATGGCAGAAAAG TGTTTGTGTACCTCGCCTGCGCTTTCCGCTACGGCAGTGAGGACCTGGACGTGATTGGGTTGTCCTGCAGAAGAGACATCTGGGTGAAGCGCGTGCAGGTTTTCCCAGTCATTGCAGGGGGCATTGGCAAAACCCCCATGCAAGAAGCTCTGGTGAAGAAAGCAGGGGAGCAGGCTCACCACTTTTCTTTTGAG ATGCCTACCAATCTGCCATGCTCAGTCGCTCTGCAGCCTGGACCTAACGACAGCGGAAAG GCGTGCGGTGTTGACTTTGAGCTCAAGGCCTATATTGCCAATGCGGCTGATGACGGCGATGAGGTCATTGAGAAGAA GGACACCTGCCGTCTGATGATCCGTAAGATCCAGTTTTCACCCGCCAGCACAAACGCTGGCCCCAAGGCGGAAATCACATCGCCACTTCAGCTGTCGGCCTCTCTGGGAAAAGAG aacTACTACCACGGAGATCCGATCTCTATCAACGTAAAAATCAATAATGACAGCAGTAAGGTTGTGAAGAAGATCAAAATAACAG TTGAGCAGAATACCGCTGTTGTTCTGTACTCGTCTGACAACTACGTTAAGGCCGTCTGCAGTGAGGAGTTTGG GGAAACAATCAACGCCAATTCCACCTTCGAGAAGGAATTCACCATGACCCCCCTGCTGGCCAACAACAGCGAGAAACGGGGCATCGCTGTGGACGGACGCCTGAAGGACGGAGACACCAACCTGGCCTCCACCACCCT GTGCGAAAGTGGTGAGAAGGAGATGCAGGGTATCATCATCTCTTATAAAGTGAAGGTCAGCGTGTCTTTGTCCAGCGGAGG CCTGCTGGGGAGCCTTACAGGAAG TGATGTCGTTGCAGAGCTTCCTCTCATCTTGATGTCCCCTAAGCCAGCAG AAGT ATCTGATGTCACACTCGAGTAG